In one window of Arctopsyche grandis isolate Sample6627 chromosome 6, ASM5162203v2, whole genome shotgun sequence DNA:
- the LOC143912774 gene encoding uncharacterized protein LOC143912774: MKFLVVALCLVAAASASAYPLTWAGYGAWAHGGAPLGADGRVVDTPEVAQAKAAHYAAVSGAAHGAWGGYGSWAHGAAPLGADGRVVDTPEVAQAKAAHYAAVSGAAHGAWGGYGAWAHGGAPLGADGRVVDTPEVAQAKATHYAAKAAAAHGAYHW; the protein is encoded by the exons ATGAAATTC ttggTAGTTGCTCTTTGCTTGGTCGCGGCTGCGTCCGCTTCCGCCTACCCATTGACATGGGCTGGTTATGGTGCCTGGGCTCATGGCGGAGCTCCTTTGGGAGCCGATGGCCGTGTCGTCGATACTCCTGAAGTGGCTCAAGCCAAGGCCGCCCATTATGCTGCCGTTTCCGGAGCCGCCCATGGAGCATGGGGTGGTTATGGTTCTTGGGCTCATGGTGCAGCTCCTTTGGGAGCCGATGGCCGTGTCGTCGATACTCCTGAAGTAGCTCAAGCTAAGGCCGCCCATTATGCTGCTGTCTCCGGAGCCGCCCATGGAGCATGGGGTGGTTATGGTGCTTGGGCTCATGGTGGAGCACCTTTGGGAGCCGATGGCCGTGTCGTTGATACTCCTGAAGTAGCTCAAGCCAAGGCCACCCACTATGCTGCCAAGGCCGCTGCCGCCCATGGTGCTTACCACTGGTAA
- the LOC143912773 gene encoding uncharacterized protein LOC143912773 — protein sequence MNFLVVALACMVAATTAHPLAAWAGHGYAGAWGHGAWAHGGAPIGHDGRVVDTPEVAHAKAAHFAAKAAASHGSWANDGWAHNGWAHNGLAHNGWAHSDNGWAHGGGAWAHGGAPIGHDGRVVDTPEVSHAKAAHFAAKAAAAHGAHHDGHWNDWAHHW from the exons ATGAACTTC CTCGTAGTAGCATTGGCCTGCATGGTCGCAGCCACCACTGCCCACCCCCTTGCCGCTTGGGCCGGTCATGGATACGCTGGTGCTTGGGGCCATGGTGCCTGGGCTCATGGTGGAGCTCCCATCGGACATGACGGTCGCGTCGTAGACACCCCTGAGGTAGCTCATGCCAAGGCTGCCCACTTTGCCGCCAAGGCTGCCGCTTCTCATGGTTCTTGGGCTAATGATGGATGGGCACACAACGGATGGGCTCACAATGGATTGGCTCACAATGGATGGGCTCACAGTGACAATGGATGGGCTCATGGTGGTGGTGCTTGGGCTCATGGTGGTGCTCCCATCGGACATGACGGTCGCGTCGTAGACACCCCTGAAGTATCTCACGCCAAGGCTGCCCATTTCGCCGCCAAGGCCGCTGCTGCTCATGGTGCCCATCATGATGGACACTGGAACGACTGGGCCCATCATTGGTGA